One part of the Thermoanaerobacterium sp. CMT5567-10 genome encodes these proteins:
- a CDS encoding sigma 54-interacting transcriptional regulator, with amino-acid sequence MKRIDKVYEKLRDICLKQLKNDGKISGCSAIDLAKELSIHRSNASSDLNKLFKDGKVSKIEGKPVLYCIKSDELNKNINPIETDAFSRVIGSNLSLKNAVQQAKAAIMYPPHGLHTLLLGETGTGKSMLAETMYEYAKEIGRLKTNAPFITFNCADYANNPQLLMAQLFGVKKGAYTGADRDKVGIVEKADKGILFLDEVHRLPPEGQEMLFYLMDKGMFRHLGETDAQHKVDVLIICATTENVESILLKTFTRRIPMVINLPSLKERSYEERFEIIKNFMIDEASVIKNDIFITSNAMKAFLLYDCPNNIGQLKSDIKLCAAKAYLGFMMNRDKEVVIHTEDLPQYIKRGLFKYKEEKDKIDKFIKDDKIRFSTDKNDIISSEGSKAFNFYEALEEKRRSLEEKGISEKDIKLIMSLDIETYLKRYINEAKRYNLEELYKVVDKRIVDIVDNFLNHARKILKREFSEKTLYGLSMHVASSIERILSGKKIENHQLDDIKRIYKDEFEVSKELKKLIEREFDIEVPEDEVGFITMFLCLDIKQEKDEEKVSVIVAMHGESTATSIADVSNRLLGENFVVGYNMPLDQKPEIALNNLCDLIKKTNKGKGVLLLVDMGSLVFFGDMVYEKTGIPVKTVEMASTPMVLEAGRKALLNASLDEVYDSALNLSPYIGRIYKDNFEIQNDFKNDVIITACITGEGTALKLKSILEKKLDLKSAGIDIIPLNIEDKREFKRKLQNIKTEKNVLAVVSAFDPGDDTLKYISTTDVFDNRKLSSLKAMIDSRDALDTINNMKEIIAENVDIDADKYIKAFKEFYLNIAGNKVSLDNDKIIGLILHLACAIERVLKGGELIRIKNCKSIIENNASKYEMIKNSIKPVNEAFNVTLSDDEYVSIMMIVFSL; translated from the coding sequence ATGAAAAGGATTGATAAAGTTTACGAGAAACTCAGGGATATCTGCTTGAAACAGTTAAAGAATGACGGTAAGATATCAGGATGCTCGGCAATAGATTTAGCAAAAGAACTCAGCATTCACAGGTCAAATGCTTCCAGCGATTTAAACAAATTATTTAAAGACGGGAAAGTCAGTAAAATTGAAGGGAAACCTGTCTTATACTGCATAAAATCAGATGAGTTAAATAAAAATATTAATCCAATTGAGACAGATGCTTTTAGTAGAGTCATAGGCTCAAATTTAAGCTTAAAAAATGCAGTACAGCAGGCAAAAGCAGCAATTATGTATCCACCACATGGCCTTCATACTCTTTTATTGGGAGAAACAGGTACAGGCAAATCAATGCTTGCAGAGACAATGTATGAATACGCTAAAGAGATAGGAAGGCTTAAGACAAATGCACCGTTTATAACGTTTAATTGCGCAGATTATGCAAATAACCCACAGCTTCTTATGGCACAGCTTTTTGGAGTGAAAAAAGGGGCGTACACTGGTGCAGATAGAGACAAAGTTGGAATAGTAGAAAAAGCGGATAAAGGGATATTATTTCTTGATGAAGTCCATAGGCTGCCACCAGAAGGTCAAGAAATGCTTTTTTACCTGATGGACAAAGGAATGTTTAGACACTTGGGTGAAACAGATGCACAGCATAAGGTGGATGTGCTTATAATATGTGCCACAACAGAGAATGTAGAATCAATTCTCCTTAAAACTTTTACTCGACGCATTCCAATGGTGATAAATTTACCATCTTTAAAAGAAAGAAGTTACGAAGAAAGATTCGAAATAATAAAAAATTTTATGATAGATGAGGCATCCGTTATCAAAAATGACATATTTATCACATCAAATGCAATGAAGGCATTTCTTCTTTATGATTGCCCTAATAACATCGGTCAGCTAAAAAGTGATATAAAGCTTTGTGCAGCAAAGGCATACCTAGGATTCATGATGAATAGGGATAAAGAAGTTGTAATACACACAGAGGATCTTCCACAGTATATAAAGAGGGGACTTTTTAAGTATAAAGAAGAAAAAGATAAAATTGATAAATTCATTAAAGATGATAAGATAAGATTTTCGACAGATAAAAACGACATCATTTCATCAGAGGGCAGCAAAGCGTTTAATTTTTATGAGGCGTTGGAAGAGAAAAGAAGGTCTTTAGAAGAAAAGGGCATAAGTGAAAAGGATATAAAGCTTATTATGAGTCTCGATATTGAAACATATTTAAAAAGATATATTAACGAAGCAAAAAGATATAATTTGGAAGAGCTTTATAAAGTTGTCGACAAGAGAATTGTCGATATTGTGGATAATTTTCTGAATCATGCAAGAAAAATATTAAAGAGGGAGTTTAGTGAAAAGACACTGTACGGACTTTCTATGCATGTTGCAAGCTCTATTGAGAGGATATTAAGTGGAAAGAAAATAGAAAATCATCAATTAGATGATATAAAAAGGATATACAAAGATGAGTTTGAAGTTTCTAAAGAGCTTAAAAAATTGATAGAGAGAGAATTTGATATAGAGGTTCCAGAAGATGAAGTAGGCTTCATAACCATGTTCTTGTGTCTTGATATTAAACAAGAAAAAGACGAAGAAAAAGTTAGCGTTATAGTTGCTATGCACGGTGAATCAACAGCTACGTCTATTGCAGATGTTTCAAATAGATTGCTGGGAGAAAATTTTGTCGTAGGGTACAATATGCCACTTGACCAGAAACCTGAAATTGCACTTAATAACCTATGTGATTTAATTAAGAAGACAAATAAAGGGAAAGGCGTGCTGTTGTTAGTAGACATGGGCTCATTAGTATTCTTTGGTGATATGGTATACGAAAAAACAGGTATTCCAGTTAAGACAGTTGAAATGGCATCTACTCCTATGGTATTAGAGGCTGGAAGAAAAGCCTTATTAAATGCATCACTTGATGAAGTTTATGATTCTGCTTTAAATTTAAGTCCTTATATTGGAAGAATATATAAGGACAATTTTGAGATACAAAATGATTTTAAAAATGACGTCATAATAACTGCCTGCATTACAGGTGAAGGTACTGCATTAAAATTAAAATCCATCTTAGAAAAAAAACTTGATTTAAAATCAGCAGGAATTGATATCATACCTTTAAATATAGAGGATAAAAGAGAGTTTAAACGAAAGCTGCAAAATATAAAAACAGAGAAAAACGTATTAGCTGTAGTAAGCGCATTTGATCCAGGCGATGATACACTTAAATACATTTCAACTACTGATGTGTTTGACAATCGGAAATTAAGCTCTTTAAAGGCTATGATTGATTCAAGAGACGCACTGGACACCATAAACAACATGAAAGAGATAATCGCAGAAAACGTAGATATTGATGCTGATAAATACATCAAAGCTTTTAAAGAATTTTACCTAAACATCGCGGGAAACAAAGTAAGCCTCGACAACGACAAAATAATCGGGTTAATACTGCATCTGGCTTGTGCAATAGAACGTGTATTAAAAGGTGGAGAATTAATACGGATAAAAAATTGCAAATCAATCATAGAAAACAACGCATCAAAATACGAAATGATAAAAAACTCCATAAAACCTGTAAACGAAGCATTTAACGTGACTTTATCAGATGACGAATACGTCAGCATAATGATGATAGTTTTTTCACTTTAA
- a CDS encoding PTS lactose/cellobiose transporter subunit IIA: protein MDDEISLVSMTIIANSGDARSFAFQALKEAKAGNFEKAEELLSKSEEVAHVAHKAQTELLFKEANGEKQEINVLLVHAQDHFMTSMLAYELIKEIIFLYKKLYSYEKVK, encoded by the coding sequence ATGGATGACGAAATCAGCTTGGTATCGATGACAATCATTGCAAACTCAGGAGATGCACGTTCTTTTGCATTTCAAGCATTAAAGGAAGCTAAAGCAGGAAATTTTGAGAAAGCGGAAGAATTATTATCTAAATCAGAAGAAGTAGCACATGTAGCTCACAAAGCGCAAACTGAGTTGCTATTTAAGGAGGCTAACGGCGAGAAACAAGAAATTAATGTATTGCTTGTGCATGCACAAGATCATTTTATGACAAGTATGCTTGCGTACGAACTTATTAAAGAAATTATATTCCTTTACAAAAAACTATATAGTTATGAAAAGGTAAAGTAA
- a CDS encoding PTS sugar transporter subunit IIB, which translates to MKILLVCAGGMSTSILMKKMESYWKQAGEELDIKAVGLGEYQDVYQNYDIILVGPQVSYRLQEIKENTGLPCAAIPSFDYAVGNCPNIMKLAKDLYSKK; encoded by the coding sequence ATGAAAATTTTATTAGTATGCGCTGGCGGGATGTCGACAAGCATTTTAATGAAAAAGATGGAAAGTTATTGGAAGCAGGCTGGGGAAGAACTTGATATTAAAGCAGTAGGCTTGGGAGAGTATCAAGATGTATATCAAAATTATGATATAATTCTAGTTGGTCCTCAAGTGTCATATCGTTTACAAGAAATAAAGGAAAATACCGGTTTGCCATGTGCTGCAATTCCATCATTTGATTATGCTGTTGGAAACTGCCCTAATATTATGAAGTTAGCTAAAGACCTATATTCAAAAAAATAG
- a CDS encoding PTS transporter subunit EIIC, with translation MEHLLESKFMVKLQDFGQKLGKNKFLTALQAAMMSLMGIIMVGAIFQILSSVGSESMLNLFSTKSKIYSILYLPYQFTMNSLSLWVVAILAYNYAKNLKMKSPIMNAVDALVSFLLVAGTLITNKQGITGIDMTYLGAQGMFVGFAVVFISVHIEKFCADKNIRIKMPDVVPPFLQDGFASIIPLLFSVIFFLSVSTIVSVATGGAYNVCSGFMKVLGIPLNALTSLPGMFILGIFAALLWTFGIHGTMIVISIILPLIIQAAASNAALHQAGKPLVFYPVTLFLTIAIAGGTGNTLPLVLMGLRSKSEQIKAVSKIGAVPGWFGINEPVTFGMPIMYNPILAIPYVLNIPVVMFCTYLGYKFGFLQPAWIPITALLPMGFGSYLSTLRWQNAIWDYLMLIPSAIVWYPFFKIYERQLVAKEKAAALEEAKYENMNS, from the coding sequence ATGGAACATTTATTAGAAAGCAAATTTATGGTTAAACTTCAGGACTTTGGACAGAAGCTAGGGAAAAATAAGTTTTTAACTGCTCTTCAAGCAGCCATGATGTCGTTAATGGGTATCATCATGGTTGGCGCTATATTCCAAATTCTTTCTTCGGTAGGCAGTGAAAGCATGTTAAATCTTTTTAGTACAAAAAGCAAGATTTATTCAATTCTCTATCTGCCGTATCAATTTACAATGAATTCATTATCATTGTGGGTTGTTGCAATATTAGCATATAATTATGCTAAAAATTTAAAAATGAAATCACCTATAATGAATGCTGTTGATGCATTGGTAAGCTTTTTATTGGTAGCTGGTACTTTAATTACAAATAAACAAGGAATTACAGGAATTGACATGACTTATCTTGGTGCACAAGGTATGTTTGTAGGTTTTGCGGTTGTGTTTATATCTGTGCATATTGAAAAATTCTGTGCTGACAAAAATATTCGCATAAAAATGCCTGATGTAGTACCTCCATTCCTACAAGACGGTTTTGCATCAATTATACCATTGTTATTCAGTGTCATTTTCTTCTTATCAGTTTCTACAATTGTTTCTGTAGCTACTGGAGGGGCTTATAATGTGTGTTCTGGATTTATGAAAGTATTAGGAATTCCATTAAATGCTTTAACTTCACTTCCAGGTATGTTTATTCTTGGTATTTTTGCTGCATTATTATGGACTTTTGGAATTCATGGCACAATGATTGTTATTTCGATTATTTTACCTTTAATTATTCAAGCGGCAGCTTCAAATGCTGCATTACATCAAGCTGGCAAACCATTAGTATTTTATCCAGTCACATTATTTTTGACAATAGCTATTGCTGGTGGGACAGGCAACACTTTACCGCTTGTGTTAATGGGATTACGCTCTAAATCAGAACAAATTAAGGCGGTTTCAAAAATTGGTGCTGTTCCTGGATGGTTTGGAATTAATGAACCTGTTACATTTGGTATGCCGATCATGTACAATCCTATTCTTGCCATTCCTTATGTGTTAAATATCCCTGTTGTTATGTTTTGCACATATCTGGGATATAAATTTGGTTTCTTGCAACCCGCATGGATACCTATCACAGCTTTGCTTCCAATGGGATTTGGTTCATATTTATCGACATTAAGATGGCAAAATGCAATTTGGGATTATTTAATGTTAATTCCTTCAGCAATTGTTTGGTATCCGTTCTTTAAGATTTATGAAAGGCAATTAGTGGCAAAAGAAAAAGCTGCTGCTTTAGAAGAAGCAAAATATGAAAATATGAATAGTTAG
- a CDS encoding family 1 glycosylhydrolase, which translates to MEGFPKDFLWGGATAANQYEGGWNEGGKGVNTADVMTAGSITVPRRVTYKNVKTGETGSVVAFGNVQFPKDCIPAVIDGEYYPSHVASDFYHRYKEDIAYMGEMGFKAFRLSMNWARIFPNGDDAEPNKEGLKFYDAVFDECAKYGIEPLVTLSHYETPIQLTIKYGGWSNRKCIDFFENYAKTVFKHYEGKVKYWLTFNEINCMEFAPFVAGGLSDPSPQNKAQAAHNQFVASAKAVKAAHEINKNIKVGQMLAYQPIYAYTCDPNDQLKVMEMTQATLFYSDVQTGGHYPAYRLKKYEREGIVLDTEPEDFELIEKYTADFLSFSCYGSTTVTTHEDAVKSGGNFMMGVKNPYLETNAWGWATDPACLRIALNTLYDRYHKPLWIVENGIGWDDKKEKDGSIHDTYRIDYLRKNIKSMRDAINIDGVDLMGYTMWGCIDLVSAGTGEMKKRYGFVYVDRDDLGNGTLERSKKDSFYWYKKVIETNGEDLD; encoded by the coding sequence ATGGAAGGTTTTCCTAAGGATTTTTTATGGGGCGGTGCAACTGCTGCCAATCAATATGAAGGTGGATGGAATGAAGGAGGAAAAGGGGTTAACACGGCAGACGTCATGACAGCAGGTTCTATTACGGTTCCTCGTCGAGTGACTTATAAAAATGTAAAAACTGGTGAAACGGGTTCAGTGGTTGCATTTGGGAATGTACAATTTCCTAAAGATTGTATTCCTGCAGTTATTGATGGTGAATACTATCCAAGCCATGTTGCAAGTGACTTTTACCATCGATATAAAGAAGACATAGCATATATGGGCGAGATGGGCTTTAAGGCCTTTCGTTTAAGTATGAACTGGGCACGTATTTTCCCAAATGGTGATGATGCAGAGCCTAATAAAGAGGGTTTGAAATTTTATGATGCAGTTTTTGATGAATGTGCAAAATATGGTATTGAACCACTGGTAACATTATCACATTATGAGACACCAATTCAATTGACAATTAAATATGGAGGCTGGTCAAATAGAAAATGTATAGACTTTTTTGAAAACTATGCAAAGACAGTTTTTAAACATTATGAAGGAAAAGTTAAGTACTGGTTAACATTTAATGAAATAAATTGTATGGAGTTCGCTCCTTTTGTTGCAGGTGGATTGTCTGATCCGTCACCTCAAAACAAAGCACAAGCAGCTCACAATCAATTTGTTGCAAGTGCAAAGGCTGTGAAAGCTGCACATGAAATTAATAAGAATATAAAAGTTGGACAAATGCTGGCGTATCAGCCAATTTATGCCTATACATGTGATCCTAATGATCAATTAAAGGTTATGGAAATGACTCAGGCAACATTATTTTATTCAGATGTACAGACAGGCGGACATTATCCAGCTTATCGGTTGAAAAAATATGAAAGAGAAGGTATTGTACTGGATACAGAACCTGAAGATTTTGAGCTTATTGAAAAGTATACAGCCGATTTTTTAAGTTTCTCTTGTTATGGTTCAACTACAGTTACAACACATGAAGATGCTGTTAAAAGCGGCGGTAATTTTATGATGGGAGTAAAAAACCCATATTTAGAGACAAATGCATGGGGATGGGCTACTGATCCAGCATGTTTAAGAATTGCATTAAATACTTTATATGATCGTTACCATAAACCTTTATGGATTGTAGAAAATGGCATTGGATGGGATGATAAAAAAGAGAAAGATGGAAGCATACATGATACTTACCGTATCGATTATTTGCGCAAAAATATTAAATCAATGAGAGACGCTATAAATATTGATGGCGTTGATTTGATGGGATATACGATGTGGGGATGTATTGATTTGGTTTCTGCTGGAACTGGAGAAATGAAGAAACGGTATGGATTTGTTTATGTTGATCGTGATGATTTGGGAAATGGAACATTGGAAAGAAGCAAGAAAGATAGTTTCTATTGGTACAAAAAGGTGATTGAAACAAATGGGGAAGATTTAGATTAA
- a CDS encoding glycoside hydrolase family 1 protein, with amino-acid sequence MIHSKLKSFPKGFLWGASTSAYQVEGAWDEDGKGPSVIDMGKYPEGTSDFKVASDHYHRYKEDIALFAEMGLKAYRFSIAWTRIYPKGTGEINEKGIAFYNDLINELLSHNIEPIVTMYHFDLPYALQEKGGWSNRDTIDAYENYAKTLFKYFGDRVKYWLTINEQNMMILYGAVLGTVDSKIENPQKELYQQNHHMLLAQAKAMKLCHEMCPNAKIGPAPNIISIYPASSKPEDVIAASNFSSIRNWLYLDAAVFGRYNSIAWSYLEEKGYTPVIQEGDMEILKSGKPDFIAFNYYSTSTVAEIKNDSSDKNSTGDQQIAIGEPGVYRGVSNPYLEKTQFGWEIDPIGFRSTLRELNERYNLPLLVTENGLGAYDKLEEGDEVNDDYRIDFLRKHIEQAKLAITDGVNLIGYCPWSAIDLVSTHQGISKRYGFIYVNRDEFDLKDLRRIKKKSFYWYKDVIESNGDKL; translated from the coding sequence ATGATCCATTCAAAATTAAAATCATTTCCAAAAGGGTTTTTATGGGGAGCATCCACATCAGCGTATCAAGTAGAAGGGGCATGGGATGAAGACGGGAAAGGACCATCTGTCATTGATATGGGAAAGTATCCTGAAGGAACATCAGATTTTAAAGTAGCAAGTGATCATTATCATCGATATAAAGAAGATATAGCTTTATTTGCAGAAATGGGTCTTAAAGCTTATCGCTTTTCTATTGCATGGACAAGAATTTATCCGAAAGGCACAGGGGAAATAAATGAAAAAGGTATTGCCTTTTATAACGATTTAATAAATGAATTGCTGTCACATAATATTGAACCTATTGTCACAATGTATCACTTTGATCTACCTTATGCATTGCAAGAAAAGGGTGGTTGGTCAAATAGAGATACGATAGATGCTTATGAAAACTATGCTAAAACTTTATTTAAATATTTTGGCGATCGCGTGAAATATTGGTTAACAATTAATGAACAAAATATGATGATTTTATACGGAGCAGTTCTTGGAACTGTTGATTCTAAAATAGAAAATCCACAAAAAGAATTGTATCAGCAAAACCACCATATGCTTTTGGCCCAGGCAAAAGCGATGAAACTATGCCATGAGATGTGTCCAAATGCAAAAATTGGTCCTGCGCCAAATATCATATCAATCTATCCGGCTAGCTCTAAGCCTGAAGATGTAATTGCTGCTTCAAACTTCTCGTCAATCCGCAACTGGCTGTACTTAGATGCAGCTGTATTTGGGCGATACAATAGTATAGCATGGAGCTACTTGGAGGAGAAAGGATATACACCTGTCATTCAAGAAGGAGATATGGAAATCTTAAAGAGTGGGAAGCCTGACTTTATCGCATTTAACTATTATTCAACATCAACTGTAGCTGAAATCAAGAACGACTCATCTGATAAGAATTCAACGGGAGATCAGCAAATTGCAATTGGAGAACCTGGAGTATACAGAGGAGTTTCTAATCCTTATTTAGAAAAAACACAATTTGGCTGGGAAATCGATCCTATAGGTTTTCGCAGTACATTGCGTGAATTAAATGAAAGATATAATTTACCTTTATTGGTAACAGAGAATGGATTAGGTGCTTATGACAAATTAGAGGAAGGCGATGAAGTAAATGATGATTACAGGATTGATTTTTTACGCAAACATATAGAACAAGCTAAGCTGGCGATAACTGATGGTGTAAACTTAATAGGATATTGTCCTTGGTCAGCAATTGACCTTGTCAGCACACATCAAGGTATAAGCAAGCGTTATGGTTTTATCTATGTCAATAGAGACGAATTTGATTTAAAGGACTTAAGAAGGATAAAGAAGAAGAGCTTTTACTGGTACAAAGATGTTATAGAATCTAATGGAGATAAGCTATAA
- a CDS encoding MurR/RpiR family transcriptional regulator has translation MAGDIEKIKAVINNLKPSEKKVAEYIIKNADKISDLSIGELAKNSSTSEASVVRFCKSLGYRGYQDLKIKISADYTYRTKSIQGFVNINDDINAIVVKISKNNMQSIEKTMDMLDRNEMEKAANAILNANKIDIYGVGASAIVAQDMLQKFMRINKSCTAYSDSHMQLASAANISDGDVAIGISYSGQTADTVDALRIAKNSGATTICITRFGNSPITEVSDIKLFVYSTEAIFRSGAMASRIAQLNVIDILFSIIACKKYEDIIKYLENTSEAVSSRKY, from the coding sequence ATGGCAGGAGATATAGAAAAAATTAAAGCAGTTATAAATAATTTAAAACCGTCGGAAAAGAAGGTTGCCGAATATATAATTAAAAATGCTGATAAGATTTCGGATTTGTCAATAGGAGAACTTGCAAAAAACAGCAGTACAAGTGAAGCAAGCGTTGTTAGATTTTGCAAGAGCCTTGGGTACAGAGGCTATCAAGACTTAAAAATAAAGATTTCTGCAGATTATACGTATAGAACAAAAAGCATTCAAGGTTTTGTAAATATAAATGATGATATAAATGCTATTGTTGTTAAAATATCCAAAAATAATATGCAATCAATAGAAAAAACAATGGATATGCTTGATAGAAATGAAATGGAAAAAGCTGCTAATGCTATATTAAATGCGAATAAAATAGATATTTATGGTGTTGGGGCATCCGCAATTGTAGCACAAGATATGCTACAGAAATTTATGAGGATAAATAAATCATGTACGGCATACAGTGATTCGCATATGCAGCTTGCATCTGCAGCCAACATTAGTGATGGTGATGTCGCAATAGGTATTTCATATTCCGGACAAACAGCTGATACTGTCGATGCTCTAAGGATAGCAAAAAATTCGGGAGCTACAACAATTTGTATAACAAGATTCGGCAATTCGCCTATAACAGAGGTTTCGGATATAAAACTCTTTGTATATTCTACAGAAGCAATTTTTAGAAGTGGTGCGATGGCGTCACGGATAGCACAACTCAATGTGATAGATATATTATTTTCTATAATAGCATGTAAAAAATATGAAGATATAATAAAATATTTAGAAAATACAAGCGAAGCCGTTTCATCAAGAAAATATTGA
- a CDS encoding PTS glucose transporter subunit IIA gives MFNIFKKNCKKLLIKAPVDGDIVDIAQVPDEVFAQKLVGDGVAVNPKSDIFVSPVNGVITTVFPTKHAIGIKTLDGIEIMIHVGVDTVKLNGEGFTTFINEGDKVKIGDKLLQINMAIVKSKAKSLISPIIITNMGKIKEFRKIIGKATAGKTDIIEAVI, from the coding sequence ATGTTTAATATATTCAAAAAGAATTGCAAGAAACTATTAATAAAGGCTCCAGTTGATGGTGACATAGTAGATATAGCACAAGTTCCAGATGAAGTATTTGCCCAAAAGCTTGTGGGTGATGGTGTGGCAGTAAATCCTAAATCAGATATTTTTGTATCTCCTGTTAATGGCGTTATAACAACTGTGTTTCCGACTAAGCATGCAATAGGTATTAAAACTTTAGATGGAATAGAGATAATGATTCATGTTGGTGTAGATACAGTAAAGCTAAATGGCGAAGGATTTACTACATTTATAAATGAAGGTGATAAAGTAAAAATCGGAGATAAATTGTTACAGATAAATATGGCGATTGTTAAGTCAAAAGCCAAATCACTTATATCGCCTATAATTATAACGAACATGGGAAAAATTAAAGAATTCAGAAAAATTATTGGCAAAGCAACTGCTGGAAAAACAGATATTATTGAGGCAGTTATTTAA
- a CDS encoding PTS transporter subunit EIIC: MSREKDIAESIIRELGGKENIISITNCMTRLRVLVKDYDKVNMESLRKIDGVIKVNEEGGELQVILGPGLVSKVAGEASKKIGVKLGDAKEIKAAISEKNRTPFKLLLRRIASIFIPLIPGLIGGGLILGITNVATKFNWIADKNLLAMLSLFGSTIFTYMGIMIGMNTAKEFGGSPTLGGILAGIIYNPVLADIKIGGSALVVGRGGIISVLIAAAFASWLEKNIRKRMPNSIELLATPLLTILIAGFATLYVLQPLGGYIADAIGKAVTVAIAGKAGVFTGFILAGTFLPLVMTGLHQGLTPIHMQLIQSTGVTILLPILAMAGAGQVGAAIAVYVKTKSKQLKKIIEGSILVGILGIGEPLIYGVTLPLGRPFIGACIGAAFGGAFEALKVVGARGLGISGIPLAAIIEPNKIIYYIIGLIISYIAGFIATFLLGFEDPADEEVKDTQPFSFNA, from the coding sequence ATGTCAAGAGAAAAAGACATAGCTGAAAGCATCATCAGGGAATTAGGCGGTAAAGAAAACATCATATCAATTACAAATTGCATGACGAGGTTAAGAGTGCTTGTAAAGGATTATGATAAGGTTAATATGGAATCACTTAGGAAAATTGACGGTGTTATTAAAGTTAACGAAGAAGGAGGAGAACTACAGGTTATTTTAGGACCTGGACTTGTATCTAAAGTTGCAGGTGAAGCATCTAAAAAAATTGGCGTAAAACTTGGAGACGCAAAGGAAATCAAGGCTGCAATCAGTGAAAAAAATAGAACGCCGTTTAAACTTCTCTTAAGAAGGATTGCAAGCATATTTATTCCTTTGATTCCTGGATTAATAGGCGGCGGATTGATACTTGGCATAACCAATGTTGCGACAAAGTTTAATTGGATAGCAGATAAGAATTTACTTGCTATGTTAAGCTTGTTTGGAAGTACAATTTTTACTTATATGGGTATTATGATAGGTATGAATACAGCCAAAGAATTTGGAGGTTCACCGACACTTGGTGGCATACTTGCAGGTATTATTTATAATCCTGTTTTGGCAGACATTAAAATTGGCGGTAGTGCTCTTGTTGTGGGTAGAGGCGGAATAATCTCTGTATTAATTGCAGCCGCATTTGCAAGCTGGCTTGAAAAAAATATTAGAAAAAGAATGCCGAATAGTATAGAATTACTTGCAACACCTTTGTTGACAATTTTAATAGCAGGTTTTGCGACACTTTATGTATTACAACCTTTGGGTGGATATATAGCTGATGCTATTGGCAAGGCAGTGACTGTTGCAATTGCTGGTAAAGCTGGTGTATTTACCGGATTTATACTTGCAGGAACTTTCTTACCATTAGTTATGACAGGTTTACACCAGGGTTTGACACCGATACACATGCAATTAATACAATCAACCGGTGTTACCATATTACTTCCGATCTTAGCAATGGCAGGTGCAGGTCAGGTTGGTGCAGCAATTGCGGTATACGTTAAAACAAAGAGCAAACAGCTTAAGAAGATTATAGAAGGTTCGATACTTGTTGGTATTCTTGGCATTGGTGAACCGTTGATTTATGGTGTTACATTACCTCTTGGAAGACCATTCATTGGAGCTTGTATTGGTGCAGCTTTTGGAGGCGCATTTGAGGCATTAAAAGTAGTTGGCGCAAGAGGTTTAGGTATATCCGGAATCCCTCTTGCTGCAATTATTGAACCAAACAAAATTATATATTATATCATCGGTTTGATTATATCATATATTGCGGGATTTATAGCAACGTTTTTACTAGGGTTTGAGGATCCTGCAGACGAAGAAGTAAAAGATACTCAACCATTTAGCTTTAATGCATAA